One genomic segment of Lysobacter sp. 5GHs7-4 includes these proteins:
- a CDS encoding oligopeptide:H+ symporter, producing the protein MSQAATATADSQGRMPRQIAYIIGNEAAERFSFYGMRNILTSFLVGTLLLASTSDLAEREHLAKEVFHSFMIGTYFFPLLGGWLADRYFGKYNTVIWFSLIYCAGHACLALFEHNATGFYTGLFLIAFGAGGIKPLVVSFVGDQFDQSNKSKAKLVFDAFYWTINFGSLFASLLMPIFLREYGPSVAFGIPGALMFLATLIFWLGRNRYVRVPPSRDNPDPDSFFNVARTALTTSAPGQGNPGLIVAGLGVVLALCALALTFVPAMGFVKSACMALGLLIGFGGYGISLQLDRARGRHSAAAVDGVRAVLRIVIVFALVTPFWSLFDQKASTWVLQGQKMVVPTDLWWWPTWLISGEGGARAAASQMQAINPLLVMLLIPFNNLLLYPALRRVGLNPTPLRRMGFGIAISGLSWIVAAVLQLYLDAGHPMSLSWQILPYILLTLGEVLVSATALEFAYSQAPQSMKGVIMALWYLTSTFGNLWVMLTNAAVRNASVTAHIASTGLSENAFLMFFFAGFAFVAAAAFGLYARRYPMQDHYRAA; encoded by the coding sequence ATGAGCCAAGCCGCCACCGCCACCGCCGATTCGCAGGGGCGCATGCCCCGCCAGATCGCCTACATCATCGGCAACGAGGCGGCGGAGCGCTTCAGCTTCTACGGCATGCGCAACATCCTGACCTCGTTCCTGGTCGGGACCCTGTTGCTGGCCTCCACCTCCGATCTGGCCGAGCGCGAGCACCTGGCCAAGGAGGTGTTCCACAGCTTCATGATCGGCACCTACTTCTTCCCGCTGCTGGGCGGCTGGCTGGCCGACCGCTACTTCGGCAAGTACAACACCGTCATCTGGTTCTCGCTGATTTACTGCGCGGGCCACGCCTGTCTGGCCCTGTTCGAGCACAACGCCACCGGCTTCTACACCGGCCTGTTCCTGATCGCGTTCGGCGCCGGCGGCATAAAACCGTTGGTGGTGTCCTTCGTCGGCGACCAGTTCGATCAGAGCAACAAATCCAAAGCCAAGCTGGTCTTCGACGCGTTCTACTGGACGATCAACTTCGGCTCGCTGTTCGCGTCCTTGCTGATGCCGATCTTCCTGCGCGAGTACGGCCCCAGCGTCGCCTTCGGCATCCCCGGCGCGCTGATGTTCCTGGCCACGCTGATCTTCTGGCTGGGCCGCAACCGCTACGTGCGCGTGCCGCCCAGCCGCGACAATCCGGATCCGGACTCGTTCTTCAACGTCGCCCGCACCGCGCTGACCACCTCGGCGCCCGGGCAGGGCAACCCGGGTCTGATCGTGGCCGGCCTGGGCGTGGTGCTGGCCTTGTGCGCGCTGGCGCTGACCTTCGTGCCGGCGATGGGCTTCGTCAAAAGCGCGTGCATGGCGCTGGGCCTGCTGATCGGCTTCGGCGGCTACGGCATCTCGCTGCAGCTCGACCGCGCGCGCGGCAGGCATTCGGCGGCCGCGGTGGACGGCGTGCGCGCGGTGCTGCGCATCGTGATCGTGTTCGCGCTGGTCACGCCGTTCTGGTCGCTGTTCGATCAGAAGGCCTCGACCTGGGTGCTGCAGGGCCAGAAGATGGTGGTGCCCACCGACCTGTGGTGGTGGCCGACCTGGCTGATCTCCGGCGAAGGCGGCGCGCGCGCCGCGGCGTCGCAGATGCAGGCGATCAACCCGCTGCTGGTGATGCTGCTGATCCCGTTCAACAACCTGCTGCTGTATCCGGCGCTGCGCCGGGTCGGTCTCAACCCGACGCCGCTGCGGCGCATGGGCTTCGGCATCGCCATCTCCGGCCTGTCGTGGATCGTCGCGGCGGTGCTGCAGCTGTACCTGGATGCCGGCCATCCGATGTCGCTGTCCTGGCAGATCCTGCCCTACATCCTGCTGACCCTGGGCGAGGTGCTGGTGTCGGCGACCGCGCTGGAGTTCGCCTACAGCCAGGCGCCGCAGTCGATGAAGGGCGTGATCATGGCGCTGTGGTACCTCACCAGCACCTTCGGCAACCTGTGGGTGATGCTGACCAACGCCGCGGTGCGCAACGCCAGCGTGACCGCGCACATCGCCAGCACCGGGCTCAGCGAGAATGCGTTCCTGATGTTCTTCTTCGCCGGTTTCGCCTTCGTCGCCGCGGCCGCGTTCGGGCTGTACGCACGACGCTATCCGATGCAGGACCATTACCGAGCCGCCTGA
- a CDS encoding rhomboid family intramembrane serine protease, whose product MLTFALIAATLLVSWLAFNNPKLLHRLILWPPALQRQHQYDRLLTHGFIHADWPHLLFNMLTLYFFGRGIEQLMTELIGPGVFVFFYLSAIVVAILPTYLRHRRDANYSSLGASGGVSAVLFASILLQPWTLIFIPIPVPAIVYAIGYVAYSFWMDRRGGDNVNHSAHLSGAIYGVLFMLLMEPRIGPYFLQQLTSPQFR is encoded by the coding sequence ATGCTGACTTTCGCCCTGATCGCCGCGACCCTGCTGGTGTCGTGGCTGGCGTTCAACAATCCCAAGCTGCTGCACCGCCTGATCCTGTGGCCGCCGGCATTGCAGCGCCAGCACCAGTACGACCGGCTGCTGACCCACGGCTTCATCCACGCCGACTGGCCGCATCTGCTGTTCAACATGCTCACCCTGTATTTCTTCGGGCGCGGCATCGAGCAGCTGATGACCGAACTGATCGGTCCCGGCGTGTTCGTGTTCTTCTATCTGTCGGCGATAGTGGTGGCGATCCTGCCGACCTATCTGCGCCATCGCCGCGACGCCAACTACAGCAGTCTGGGGGCGTCCGGCGGCGTGTCGGCGGTGTTGTTCGCCTCGATCCTGCTGCAGCCGTGGACGCTGATCTTCATTCCGATCCCGGTCCCCGCGATCGTGTACGCGATCGGCTACGTGGCGTATTCGTTCTGGATGGACCGCCGCGGCGGCGACAACGTCAACCACAGCGCCCATCTATCGGGCGCGATCTACGGCGTGCTGTTCATGCTGCTGATGGAACCGCGGATCGGTCCGTACTTCCTGCAGCAGCTAACTAGCCCCCAGTTCCGCTGA